In Nitrospiraceae bacterium, one DNA window encodes the following:
- a CDS encoding DUF5666 domain-containing protein: MKDFVRILAVFLILTFPVVVFADKDHDDHHDKHKDQHDYNKKSKTKHSGDYQQNNYDNYQGDFQNKPYQQEINQNEENLKNISSNDRKPAKRKFYGIVKKMTKGDPSIWTIDGQTVVVTRNTLISEKYGKVIIGRGVIGEGSYLGKNLVALTIETQDYVLSPVNPDTVNPQGRIDKIPVGGLGTWIVDGKEVYVSESTIIKQLNGKADVGVFVDIKGSYIKDVFKAKEIEVRK; encoded by the coding sequence ATGAAAGATTTTGTAAGAATATTAGCTGTATTTTTGATTTTAACTTTCCCGGTGGTTGTATTTGCAGATAAAGATCATGATGATCACCATGATAAACACAAAGACCAGCACGACTATAACAAGAAGTCCAAGACAAAACATTCTGGTGATTACCAGCAAAATAATTACGATAACTACCAGGGAGATTTCCAAAACAAGCCATATCAGCAAGAAATCAATCAGAACGAAGAAAATCTCAAGAACATAAGCTCTAATGACAGGAAACCTGCGAAAAGAAAATTTTACGGTATTGTTAAAAAAATGACCAAAGGTGATCCTTCAATATGGACAATTGACGGCCAGACGGTTGTTGTGACAAGAAACACTTTAATTAGTGAAAAATATGGTAAAGTGATAATCGGTAGAGGAGTAATAGGAGAAGGTAGTTACTTAGGGAAAAATCTTGTTGCACTTACGATCGAAACACAGGATTATGTGCTAAGTCCTGTTAATCCTGATACTGTAAATCCTCAAGGCAGAATTGATAAAATCCCTGTTGGCGGACTTGGTACTTGGATAGTTGATGGAAAAGAGGTCTATGTTTCTGAGAGCACAATAATCAAGCAGTTGAATGGTAAGGCAGATGTAGGCGTTTTTGTTGATATTAAAGGAAGCTATATAAAAGATGTATTTAAGGCGAAAGAGATAGAGGTTAGAAAATAA
- a CDS encoding DUF5666 domain-containing protein, translated as MKTIAILFSICFISGLCGLVYASDAERYFDNQNAYRAKFYGTVERIPQGIYGTWIVNGKEIFVNKDTLLKEEHGKADIGAYVEVKGIYSGKTFTAYKIEVKRDKNRARLYGIIESLPSGIVGVWVVNGKEILITKDTYIDEEHGKVAIGAYIEIKGSYSGKVFTAGKIYVKRATKFDSEYRK; from the coding sequence ATGAAAACAATAGCGATACTGTTTTCGATATGTTTCATCTCAGGTTTGTGCGGACTGGTTTATGCTTCTGATGCAGAACGCTATTTTGACAACCAGAATGCATATAGAGCGAAATTTTATGGTACTGTTGAGCGGATCCCTCAAGGCATCTATGGCACTTGGATTGTGAATGGAAAAGAAATTTTTGTAAATAAGGATACCCTTTTAAAGGAGGAACACGGAAAGGCAGATATTGGTGCATACGTTGAGGTTAAGGGGATTTATTCAGGAAAGACATTTACTGCGTATAAGATTGAAGTGAAGAGAGACAAAAATCGTGCTAGGCTTTACGGAATAATCGAAAGTCTGCCGTCTGGTATTGTTGGTGTTTGGGTTGTGAATGGAAAAGAAATACTTATTACAAAAGACACTTATATTGATGAAGAACATGGCAAAGTTGCTATTGGAGCCTATATCGAGATAAAAGGCAGTTATTCAGGAAAGGTTTTTACAGCCGGGAAAATATATGTAAAAAGAGCGACAAAATTTGATTCAGAATATCGGAAGTGA
- a CDS encoding diheme cytochrome c encodes MKFKITILSLTLNLICLISVISYAGADNDKKNSNVYYAKYQSSLEIVTNETYLTECGSCHFAYQPELFPARSWNKLMNTLKDHFGDDASISEPEWSKIYQYLMLGSAEKSNSKRAMKFLKSIRNNETPIKITETIYFKTKHDEIRPDVYKRKSIGFAGNCIACHTTADIGNYKERFVRIPGQ; translated from the coding sequence ATGAAATTTAAAATTACTATTTTAAGCTTAACTCTGAATTTGATATGTTTGATTAGTGTAATTTCTTATGCTGGTGCTGACAACGATAAGAAAAACAGTAATGTATATTATGCAAAATATCAAAGTTCCCTTGAAATTGTAACAAACGAGACATATCTTACTGAATGCGGTTCATGTCATTTTGCATATCAACCCGAACTTTTTCCTGCACGTTCATGGAATAAGTTAATGAATACGCTTAAGGATCATTTTGGGGATGACGCTTCGATTAGTGAGCCTGAATGGTCTAAAATTTACCAGTATTTAATGCTTGGCAGTGCTGAAAAAAGTAATTCAAAAAGGGCAATGAAGTTTCTTAAATCCATAAGAAATAACGAAACGCCAATCAAGATAACAGAAACGATTTATTTTAAGACAAAGCATGATGAGATCAGGCCTGATGTGTATAAAAGGAAGTCCATCGGTTTTGCAGGGAATTGCATTGCATGCCACACAACAGCAGACATTGGAAATTACAAAGAGCGCTTTGTCAGAATACCAGGGCAATAA
- a CDS encoding 2-oxoacid:ferredoxin oxidoreductase subunit beta translates to MVNLGDYKGQTPTWCMGCGNFGILSAFKNAMVDLGIEPHQFTIVSGIGQAGKFPHYLKCNTFNGLHGRTLPVATGIRLANHEMLVIAVAGDGDCYGEGGNHLIHAIRRNINVKLFVHNNQIYGLTKGQASPTSMEGMRTKNQPFGVFSEQLNPIALAIALDCSFVARSFAGDMEHLKGIIKEAINHKGFSLVDILQPCVTFNKINTYEWYRKRVYHIEPEYNSSDKSEAFKKAAEWSDKIPIGIIYKNNRQILEERISAIKDTTLVRQVPELSKLQSTIKGFY, encoded by the coding sequence ATGGTTAACTTAGGAGACTATAAAGGACAGACACCAACGTGGTGTATGGGCTGCGGCAATTTCGGCATACTCAGTGCATTTAAAAATGCAATGGTTGACCTTGGTATCGAGCCGCATCAGTTTACTATTGTCTCTGGAATAGGACAGGCAGGCAAATTCCCGCATTATCTTAAATGCAATACATTCAATGGACTTCATGGAAGGACACTTCCTGTGGCAACAGGGATAAGACTTGCAAATCATGAGATGCTTGTAATCGCTGTTGCAGGCGACGGAGACTGCTATGGAGAAGGCGGAAATCATCTCATCCATGCAATCAGAAGAAACATCAATGTCAAACTTTTTGTACATAACAATCAGATATACGGTCTTACAAAAGGACAGGCATCGCCGACAAGCATGGAAGGCATGAGAACAAAGAACCAGCCATTCGGTGTCTTTTCAGAACAGCTCAATCCTATTGCTTTAGCTATTGCTCTTGACTGCAGTTTTGTTGCACGTAGTTTTGCAGGCGATATGGAACATCTTAAGGGAATAATTAAAGAAGCAATAAATCACAAAGGATTTTCATTGGTTGATATTTTGCAGCCATGCGTCACATTTAACAAAATAAACACATATGAGTGGTATAGAAAAAGAGTTTATCACATAGAACCTGAATACAATTCATCTGATAAATCAGAGGCTTTTAAAAAAGCAGCAGAATGGAGTGATAAAATCCCAATTGGAATTATTTATAAAAATAACAGGCAAATTTTAGAAGAGCGTATCTCTGCTATTAAAGATACTACGCTAGTTAGGCAGGTTCCTGAGTTGTCAAAATTGCAGTCTACAATAAAAGGATTTTACTAA
- a CDS encoding radical SAM protein encodes MGLHLTGHSVLKQLEKPSVYNIKNDDLYELDHESFEFLRKCSSEHGCDFENEEFINYCINENILTKTKTWKNHPEIKQSPIPSLRYLELQITDSCNLRCKHCYIEKPDSMELSTHQIKKILHEFQKMQGLRVLITGGEPLIHSNFDTINDLLPDFRIRKVLFSNGLLISKKILSKLNVEEIQISIDGLESGHDALRGKGTFKKAFNALELVLNHGLDASVSTMAHSKNLGDFDEMHRLFTKIGIKEWTVDVPCITGRLQKSSEFYISPEKGGKYLSYGYGAGLHSSESGYGCGLHLMSITAAGSISKCTFYSADPVGKIDDGLEKCWKRIKPIILGSLQCNCEFIETCRGGCRYRAELFGNALGKDPYRCALYIGSQPA; translated from the coding sequence ATGGGCTTGCACCTAACCGGACATTCTGTTTTGAAGCAACTCGAAAAACCCTCAGTCTACAACATAAAAAATGATGACCTTTATGAATTGGATCATGAGTCGTTTGAATTTTTAAGAAAATGTTCATCTGAACATGGATGTGATTTTGAGAATGAAGAATTCATAAACTACTGCATAAATGAAAATATTTTAACTAAAACTAAGACATGGAAGAATCATCCTGAAATTAAACAGTCTCCAATACCATCACTTAGATATCTAGAGTTACAGATTACTGACAGCTGCAATCTGCGGTGCAAACACTGCTATATTGAAAAACCAGATTCCATGGAACTTTCAACTCATCAAATTAAAAAAATATTACATGAGTTTCAGAAAATGCAGGGGCTAAGAGTTCTTATAACCGGAGGCGAGCCGCTGATCCATAGTAATTTTGACACGATTAATGATCTTCTCCCTGATTTCAGAATAAGAAAAGTACTTTTTTCTAATGGACTCTTAATCAGTAAAAAAATTCTCTCAAAACTTAATGTCGAAGAAATCCAGATAAGCATTGATGGGCTTGAAAGCGGACATGATGCCCTTAGAGGAAAGGGAACATTTAAAAAAGCCTTTAACGCTTTAGAACTTGTGCTTAATCATGGATTAGATGCTTCAGTTTCAACAATGGCGCACTCTAAAAATCTTGGTGATTTTGATGAAATGCATAGATTATTTACAAAGATAGGAATAAAAGAATGGACAGTTGATGTGCCATGCATAACAGGCAGACTGCAGAAATCCAGCGAGTTTTATATTTCTCCTGAAAAAGGCGGAAAATATCTTAGTTATGGTTATGGAGCGGGTCTTCATTCAAGCGAATCAGGATATGGATGTGGTCTGCACCTGATGTCAATAACAGCCGCAGGCAGCATTTCAAAATGCACTTTTTATTCTGCTGATCCAGTTGGTAAAATTGATGACGGACTGGAAAAATGCTGGAAAAGAATTAAACCAATAATACTGGGATCTCTTCAATGCAATTGTGAATTTATAGAGACTTGCAGAGGTGGGTGCAGATACAGAGCAGAACTCTTTGGAAATGCTTTGGGAAAAGATCCGTACAGATGCGCTCTTTATATTGGATCACAACCTGCCTGA
- a CDS encoding cupin domain-containing protein has product METLDLKKLIKFYPDKIFREMLDDKPEMRIALMCLDKDQKLDPHKAPLRLLMYVVEGKGTFTVGDKKIEADEKTCILCDPMVPHGFAADKGDKLVVMAVVTPADEI; this is encoded by the coding sequence ATGGAAACACTGGATCTGAAAAAACTTATTAAATTTTATCCTGACAAAATATTCAGGGAAATGCTTGATGACAAGCCTGAGATGAGAATTGCATTAATGTGTCTTGATAAAGATCAAAAGCTTGATCCGCACAAAGCGCCTTTAAGATTGTTAATGTATGTTGTCGAAGGCAAAGGCACTTTCACAGTTGGAGATAAAAAGATAGAGGCTGATGAAAAAACCTGTATCCTTTGCGACCCTATGGTGCCGCACGGTTTTGCAGCAGATAAAGGCGATAAACTTGTTGTAATGGCAGTTGTGACCCCAGCAGATGAAATATAG
- a CDS encoding cytochrome b/b6 domain-containing protein, translated as MKEIKVWDIQTRIFHWSLAILIAFSFLTSDITKYFCIKLVHSDMWLASHVAVGTAVLVLLIFRMLWGFIGPAYSRFNSFHLHMDKLGSYIKDFFKKQKPLYIGHNPGASWAVIVMITLSLLEVLTGVVLYGIEEGRGFLRFLHDGYYHYSALTKYIHYATGVFLVTVIAIHISGVLFETLRHKTGIIKSMFTGKKRGYDYSGRIQTGMIRALASFFLIALTLPAGFYVYNKINSYKPSMTSVPVVYKNECGSCHMGFTPNMLPAKGWKLVMADLSDHFGDDASIDEPLRKEIENYLLENSAETSKEEASIKLTASIKGDQMPAAITKISYWKDKHDNINNNVFKHDSVKSKSNCVACHKWAEYGSFEDNDIKIPTKAEYAKAPDKKENIFSKLVFFVDKNFNNKRF; from the coding sequence ATGAAAGAGATAAAAGTCTGGGATATTCAAACCCGCATATTTCACTGGAGCCTTGCAATATTAATTGCATTCTCCTTTCTCACATCTGACATAACAAAATATTTTTGCATTAAACTTGTTCACTCTGATATGTGGCTTGCATCCCATGTAGCTGTTGGAACAGCAGTTCTTGTTTTGTTAATATTCAGAATGCTTTGGGGATTTATTGGTCCTGCATATTCAAGATTCAACTCATTTCATCTTCATATGGATAAGCTTGGAAGCTATATAAAAGACTTTTTCAAAAAACAGAAGCCCTTATATATAGGACATAACCCAGGAGCATCATGGGCTGTAATAGTAATGATTACACTGAGTTTACTGGAGGTTTTGACAGGTGTAGTTCTTTATGGAATAGAAGAGGGGAGAGGTTTCTTAAGGTTTTTGCATGACGGCTATTATCACTATTCAGCATTAACAAAATATATTCATTATGCAACTGGAGTTTTTTTAGTTACAGTGATTGCGATACATATCTCAGGTGTATTATTTGAGACATTAAGACACAAAACAGGAATAATAAAGTCAATGTTTACAGGTAAAAAAAGGGGTTATGACTATTCTGGCAGGATACAGACTGGAATGATCAGGGCTTTAGCTTCTTTTTTTCTGATTGCATTGACTTTGCCTGCTGGCTTCTATGTGTATAACAAAATAAATTCATACAAGCCAAGCATGACATCAGTGCCTGTTGTTTATAAGAATGAATGCGGTTCCTGTCATATGGGTTTCACCCCTAATATGCTGCCTGCAAAAGGCTGGAAGTTGGTAATGGCAGATTTAAGCGATCACTTTGGAGATGATGCTTCAATTGATGAGCCTTTAAGAAAAGAAATAGAAAATTATCTGTTAGAAAACTCAGCTGAAACATCTAAAGAAGAGGCATCAATAAAACTTACAGCATCAATAAAAGGTGACCAGATGCCAGCAGCTATAACCAAGATTTCATACTGGAAAGATAAACATGACAATATCAACAACAATGTTTTTAAACATGATTCTGTAAAGAGCAAGTCAAATTGTGTTGCGTGCCACAAGTGGGCTGAGTACGGTTCATTTGAAGACAATGACATAAAAATACCTACGAAAGCAGAATATGCAAAAGCTCCTGATAAAAAAGAAAATATTTTTAGCAAACTCGTTTTTTTTGTAGATAAAAATTTCAATAACAAGAGGTTTTAA
- a CDS encoding response regulator transcription factor, translating to MRLLIIEDEQNLANILKRGFAENGFTVELSFDGEEGLYMAENYTYDAVLLDIMLPSIDGITILKTLRSKGYNTPILMLTAKGEVDDRIHGLNTGADDYIPKPFDFSELLARVRSAIRRDKGTVSPYIEAGDLIINTNSRTVKRAGKEIKLSAKEYNLLEYLVSQKNRVISRTEIIDHIYDSEFDLDSNIVDVFVNYLRNKIDKGFDKKLIKTVRGAGYVLSAE from the coding sequence ATGCGCTTACTTATAATAGAAGATGAACAAAATCTTGCAAATATCCTTAAGCGGGGATTTGCGGAGAACGGATTTACCGTAGAGCTTTCTTTTGACGGCGAAGAAGGTCTTTACATGGCTGAAAATTATACGTATGACGCAGTGCTTCTCGATATAATGCTTCCTTCAATTGACGGCATAACCATTTTGAAAACCCTGAGAAGCAAAGGCTATAATACGCCAATTCTTATGCTTACAGCAAAAGGGGAGGTCGATGACCGCATACATGGATTAAACACTGGCGCAGACGATTACATTCCTAAACCTTTTGATTTTTCTGAGCTGCTTGCTCGGGTAAGATCTGCTATTAGGAGGGATAAAGGAACGGTTTCACCATATATTGAAGCAGGAGATCTTATTATTAATACAAATTCAAGAACAGTTAAAAGGGCTGGCAAAGAAATAAAGCTTTCAGCAAAAGAATATAATCTGCTTGAATATCTTGTATCTCAAAAAAACAGAGTCATTTCAAGAACTGAAATAATAGATCATATCTATGATTCTGAATTTGATCTTGACAGCAACATTGTAGATGTTTTTGTTAATTATTTGCGTAATAAAATAGATAAAGGATTTGATAAAAAGCTCATTAAGACTGTGAGAGGAGCAGGATACGTTTTGAGCGCAGAATAA
- a CDS encoding ferritin family protein — protein MMMFSVREVIEQAVQTEKLGYEFYTALADRFKDNEETRKFFITLASKELRHEKMFEDLMNFVKDESPENWEEVSHYLRAVVESAFFLGEEKATAFLKKTNSVNDAVNFAIGFEKETLLYYIGVRDGIREKEVVDEIINEERTHITWLNKFKEGLED, from the coding sequence ATGATGATGTTTTCTGTACGCGAGGTTATTGAGCAGGCTGTCCAGACAGAGAAACTAGGATATGAGTTTTATACTGCATTAGCAGACAGATTTAAGGATAACGAAGAAACAAGAAAGTTTTTTATAACGCTTGCTTCTAAAGAGCTTAGACATGAAAAAATGTTCGAGGATTTAATGAATTTTGTTAAAGATGAATCTCCTGAAAACTGGGAAGAAGTTTCACATTATCTCAGGGCTGTTGTTGAATCGGCTTTTTTCCTTGGCGAGGAAAAGGCAACTGCTTTTCTTAAAAAAACTAATTCTGTCAATGATGCTGTTAATTTTGCAATAGGATTTGAAAAAGAAACCCTGCTATATTATATTGGAGTAAGAGACGGGATCAGAGAAAAAGAAGTGGTGGATGAGATTATAAACGAAGAGAGAACCCATATTACATGGCTTAATAAATTCAAGGAAGGTCTTGAGGACTGA
- a CDS encoding cytochrome b/b6 domain-containing protein, whose translation MSKQNIAEQNNSISTFVRIIHLGFIFLGITAWLTGEIADDYKKIEHLGFTIHGWIGIALAVLVAMRLVAGFAGARGDRFSEWMPFGKERLNLIFQDIKNLFKMKLPVRETHQGIAGLVMIYGLAGLVYMAVTGAIMFFYLEPGNKIDNGPMHFVKEMHEFGEFLMPTFLFAHVSAVVLHALQGRHYWKRIIFMKYED comes from the coding sequence ATGTCAAAACAAAACATTGCCGAACAAAACAATTCTATCAGTACTTTTGTAAGAATCATTCATCTTGGGTTTATTTTTTTAGGAATTACCGCTTGGCTTACGGGAGAAATAGCTGATGACTATAAGAAAATTGAGCATTTAGGATTTACAATCCATGGCTGGATAGGCATTGCATTAGCTGTTTTAGTGGCAATGCGGCTCGTTGCAGGATTCGCTGGGGCAAGAGGCGATCGTTTTAGTGAATGGATGCCGTTTGGCAAAGAACGTTTAAATCTTATCTTTCAGGATATAAAAAATTTATTTAAAATGAAGCTGCCTGTAAGGGAGACGCATCAAGGCATTGCAGGGCTTGTAATGATATACGGTCTTGCAGGGTTAGTATATATGGCTGTAACTGGGGCAATAATGTTTTTCTACCTTGAACCAGGCAATAAAATCGACAACGGGCCTATGCATTTCGTAAAAGAAATGCACGAATTCGGTGAATTTCTTATGCCGACCTTTCTTTTTGCACATGTCAGCGCTGTTGTTCTTCACGCACTACAGGGAAGACATTACTGGAAAAGAATAATTTTCATGAAATATGAGGATTAA
- a CDS encoding 2-oxoacid:acceptor oxidoreductase subunit alpha gives MDYSIKIGGEAGQGIQTIGDTLAKVFSRYGFHVFTHQDYESRIRGGHNFYQIRFSDAPVMSSRDKTDILIVFDADSLKFHEPEVSEDGHIIYDSAILKQKYSKQKFLDIPFVDLAVQNSKNKIMANTVAIGAVLGMFRLDLGILFELLKETFSKKGEDIVKGNVASAKAGYDFAKNNCSRCNFFIKKTNNKPFILVNGIEAIALGAISSGCKFYSAYPMTPSTGIMNYIADKEAEYNIIVEQAEDEISAINMALGASFAGVRSMTGTSGGGFALMIEGLALAGMTETPVVIALGQRPGPATGFPTRTEQAELQFVLNAAHGEFPRIIFAPGTPEQAFYLTNKAFDISDKYQIPAFILFDQYIADCEWTFKEFDLKRIKYNDYRLRADAFKSLKEYKRHAFTDSGISPFGVPGDAKHLVVTDSDEHDEEGHIVEDAETRIKMIHKRLFKKVPLIKNEIEPPLFYGNPEPEIVLVGWGSTYGIIMESVDRISKNKKIAMLHFSEIYPFPSIEKFDYLKILNNAKISICIENNATGQFAKLVRTETGFDFKNRINKFDGRPFTLDGLVSDINKKVVNTNG, from the coding sequence ATGGACTACTCTATTAAAATTGGCGGAGAAGCTGGTCAGGGGATACAGACAATTGGCGATACTCTCGCCAAGGTATTCTCAAGATATGGCTTCCATGTTTTTACACATCAGGATTACGAATCCCGCATAAGGGGCGGACATAATTTTTACCAGATAAGATTTTCAGATGCTCCGGTTATGTCTTCAAGAGACAAAACTGATATTTTGATTGTATTTGATGCGGACAGCCTAAAATTTCATGAGCCTGAAGTTTCTGAAGACGGTCATATCATTTATGATTCAGCAATATTAAAACAAAAATATTCAAAGCAAAAATTTCTTGATATACCGTTTGTTGATCTGGCTGTTCAAAACAGCAAAAACAAGATAATGGCTAATACTGTTGCAATTGGTGCAGTTCTCGGAATGTTTAGACTTGATCTCGGCATTCTTTTTGAACTTTTAAAAGAAACATTCAGCAAAAAAGGCGAAGATATTGTAAAGGGTAACGTAGCCTCTGCAAAGGCAGGATATGATTTTGCAAAGAATAATTGCAGCAGGTGTAATTTTTTTATTAAAAAAACTAACAACAAACCTTTTATTCTTGTAAACGGGATCGAGGCAATTGCACTTGGAGCAATAAGCTCTGGCTGCAAGTTCTATTCAGCATATCCAATGACGCCTTCAACCGGAATAATGAATTATATTGCTGACAAGGAAGCTGAATACAATATTATAGTTGAACAGGCAGAAGACGAGATATCAGCAATAAACATGGCTCTCGGGGCTTCATTTGCAGGTGTTCGCTCAATGACAGGCACATCAGGCGGTGGTTTTGCTTTGATGATTGAAGGCCTGGCGCTTGCAGGAATGACTGAAACACCTGTTGTTATCGCACTCGGACAGAGACCAGGACCTGCAACAGGATTTCCAACAAGAACAGAGCAGGCTGAACTTCAGTTTGTTCTTAATGCTGCACATGGTGAATTCCCAAGAATAATTTTTGCTCCGGGTACACCTGAGCAGGCGTTTTATCTTACAAACAAGGCATTCGATATTTCAGATAAATACCAGATTCCAGCATTTATACTCTTTGATCAGTATATTGCAGATTGCGAGTGGACATTTAAAGAATTTGATCTCAAAAGAATCAAATATAATGATTACAGGCTCAGGGCTGATGCATTTAAAAGCTTGAAAGAATATAAGAGACATGCATTTACAGATAGTGGAATATCGCCATTTGGTGTTCCGGGTGATGCTAAACACCTTGTTGTTACAGACAGTGATGAGCATGATGAAGAAGGACATATTGTTGAAGATGCTGAGACAAGGATAAAGATGATACACAAAAGACTTTTTAAAAAAGTACCTCTAATTAAAAATGAGATTGAACCGCCTTTATTTTATGGTAATCCTGAGCCTGAAATTGTTCTTGTCGGATGGGGCTCTACATATGGAATTATAATGGAATCAGTTGACAGGATTTCAAAAAACAAAAAGATTGCGATGCTGCATTTCAGTGAGATTTATCCTTTCCCCTCAATAGAAAAATTCGATTATCTAAAAATTCTTAATAATGCAAAAATTAGTATTTGTATAGAAAATAATGCAACTGGTCAGTTTGCAAAACTTGTGAGAACAGAGACAGGATTTGATTTCAAAAATAGGATTAACAAGTTTGACGGAAGGCCGTTCACCCTAGATGGTTTAGTTTCAGATATAAATAAAAAAGTGGTAAATACAAATGGTTAA
- a CDS encoding DUF1924 domain-containing protein — MKSLLIILGAITIILGTVNAGSSASQFNPEVNTYMQTLEKQAKQEDSSFKGFSAERGRKLFFEEVSHKELGKISCATCHTNDLKKQGKNAKTGKIIEPLAPSVNKQSLTTVKNIEKWLKRNFKDVFNREGTAREKGDALLFINEN; from the coding sequence ATGAAAAGTTTGTTAATTATTTTAGGAGCAATAACCATAATCTTAGGAACAGTAAATGCTGGTTCCTCTGCTTCGCAGTTTAATCCTGAAGTGAATACGTACATGCAGACACTCGAAAAGCAGGCAAAGCAAGAAGACTCATCGTTTAAAGGTTTTAGCGCTGAAAGAGGCAGAAAACTTTTTTTTGAAGAAGTTTCGCATAAAGAGCTCGGCAAAATTTCCTGTGCAACATGTCACACAAATGATTTGAAAAAACAGGGCAAAAACGCCAAAACCGGCAAGATTATTGAGCCGCTTGCGCCTTCTGTCAACAAGCAGTCTTTAACAACGGTTAAGAATATCGAAAAATGGCTTAAAAGAAATTTCAAAGATGTTTTTAACAGAGAAGGCACTGCAAGAGAAAAAGGCGATGCACTTCTTTTTATAAATGAGAATTAA